Part of the Trichoderma asperellum chromosome 1, complete sequence genome is shown below.
AAAAAGTGCCTTTCGCGACCAAAAAGTGTAATATGTAATCGAATAAAAATACATCAATTGTCATGCCATGTCCTCATTTGCTCCGGCTGCTTCTTGGTGGTGCATTAAAACATCTATACGCTCTTTCGTCCCATGACGCCTTTACTTAACCCCCTTCTCCAGAgctttctttattcttgAATCTTGTTTTGTATCGCAGAATCATTTAAGCATCCCTGCGGCTTTCGCTGACCAGACACCCCATTCCTAACTTGGATATAAAACAACTCCCTCATACTGCCTGGATTTGATATTCTCAAGAGTTTGATGAAAGTGTTTCTTGCTGGTTTCGATTGAAGCCGATTCTTGCTGATTGCCTGCTAGGTTTGAGTGAATCAACTCAATAAGACCATTCAGGTATTTCGTAGTCACCTAGTTGAGAAAGCAAGTGTTAGTACGATATCTGATAGAGAGACATAGAGAGAcctagagagagaaaacataCTGCTTCATTCTGTTGATCAAAATAGTAGACGTAGCGGTCCAAAATCTCAACGAATAGTTCAATCGAGGTTGCTGTCTCCATGCACGAATCGGCCACACGAAGAGCCCGTTGTAAGCACTCTAGAACTCGCTTGCCGTCACGGTAGAGCTATGAGTTTAAACAAGTTAGCATATGATACAATTTCTTTCCTCTGCATTTTGATTTTAATTCTTCATCTTACCTCAGTCTCTTCTGTTTCGCCATTCACAGCAACGGGAGTTGCCCACCACAGATGACTAGCCAGGTACACTGCTCGGCATTGATCTGGCTTCCGCAGCAGCTTGCTGCCGTGCTGCGCGCACTTGGTGATCAACGTGTCGTAATTCTCCTTGCCAAAGCCTCGGGTTTGGTGAAGTGAGCTGGCAATGACACAGACAGCCTGGAACTGGGCTTTGGAATCAGAGATGGACTCCTCATAAGCTGTAAATGCCTGCGCATAAAACTCATATGCCACTTCCTCAAATCCTGTCAGGTCTGCGGTCTGCCCTGCAGAACAGAACAAGCGCAAAGCCAACTCAGCCACTCCCGTGCTGGTCACGCGAGTATAGAGCGTGCTAATCGCAGAGTGGATAAATTTGAAAAGGGCATTAATCTGCGTCTCCCAGTTGTCATCAAAATGCTCTCTCGTCTTGAATTTCCTGGCTAGTTTTAAGCTTGCTGTTATCAGCGGCGGCGTTGTTGTTCGAATGCGGTCGTTGCCGTCCGAAAATGCTTTGCGTGTCAGCTGCAGGAGCTTGAACTGCGTATCATTGTCCTCGCCCTGGAGCAAGTGCACCATTCTTGCTAGCCATCCTTGCTCTTCAAGAGTCTCATCAGTCTCCACAGCTCGTCGCTGAGTAGCTCCGGGGTAGCCTTGTGGTGATTGTGTTCCCTCCTTAATAAGTACCGATAGGACATCGAGCACGTGTTCCAACTGGCTCGTCTTGGAAATCTTGATCTGGTCCTTCAAAAGGCCGCGGATGATACCACCAGCAACGGCGCGGCGAGTTGGGTATGACTGAGCTTGGAAAAGAGGCACGTACGTTGGGAGGGATAAGGCGGTGAATATTGATACGTAGCGGTTGAGGGGCGCCTGAAGCAGGGCAAGGAGGCTCTGCTGAGCCTGAGCGGAGTGAAGATCAGCATTGTTGATGttttctttcgttttcgCCGTGGCGTAAGCCAAGATCTGATCCACATAGTCAAGTCGGTCGGGATAGTTGTTCAACGCCAAGTTGCAGAGGGATACCAACAGCG
Proteins encoded:
- a CDS encoding uncharacterized protein (BUSCO:EOG092D0PA5) encodes the protein MRKCLDTPGKLMDALKCCSTLVSELRTSSLGPKQYYELYMAIFDALRFLAVHLRENHPVNHLADLYELVQYAGNIIPRLYLMVTVGTAYMSIPDAPVKELMKDMMDMSRGVQHPIRGLFLRYYMSGQARDFLPTGTGDGPEGNLSDSINFILTNFVEMNKLWVRLQHQGHSREREQRIRERQELQLLVGSNIVRLSQLVDLETYKTGILAPLLEQVVQCRDVLAQEYLLEVITQVFPDEFHLHTLDQFLGAVSRLNPHVNVKAIVIGLMDRLSEYAEREGASEKGPDQEKAEAEALANLLEKVQLQKEAEPPAAQPAPEQPPAEEASDKVAEEADQEQVPEGGEASAEPAVSEADTAAAAEETAPSVAETETTAVNGQEGDSSKDVQLYEVFFAQVKNLVEAQHLPIQDTIALLVSLCNLALNNYPDRLDYVDQILAYATAKTKENINNADLHSAQAQQSLLALLQAPLNRYVSIFTALSLPTYVPLFQAQSYPTRRAVAGGIIRGLLKDQIKISKTSQLEHVLDVLSVLIKEGTQSPQGYPGATQRRAVETDETLEEQGWLARMVHLLQGEDNDTQFKLLQLTRKAFSDGNDRIRTTTPPLITASLKLARKFKTREHFDDNWETQINALFKFIHSAISTLYTRVTSTGVAELALRLFCSAGQTADLTGFEEVAYEFYAQAFTAYEESISDSKAQFQAVCVIASSLHQTRGFGKENYDTLITKCAQHGSKLLRKPDQCRAVYLASHLWWATPVAVNGETEETELYRDGKRVLECLQRALRVADSCMETATSIELFVEILDRYVYYFDQQNEAVTTKYLNGLIELIHSNLAGNQQESASIETSKKHFHQTLENIKSRQYEGVVLYPS